One Diospyros lotus cultivar Yz01 chromosome 1, ASM1463336v1, whole genome shotgun sequence genomic window carries:
- the LOC127814200 gene encoding uncharacterized protein LOC127814200 isoform X1, which produces MWQLLHIYIYRGLIQEAGNCTVFDLLPLQLDSVCRMANYLLWLSFFLFSQLFHLSHGDVGTSASYSPPYTPTACYGDDGSQFPSNNLFAAAGEGIWDNGAACGRQYLVRCISAAAPASCVAGQTIQVKIVDRSQTAVSQPSRGGATMALSTTAFGAIANGSPASMNVEFQQYGMTTTTTILSANFGRREVLLMKTILLLSRPDLIFQFVFPFNIYILPFNIFSLFASAYKSNQSGFLI; this is translated from the exons atgtgGCAGCtcctccatatatatatatataggggatTGATACAAGAAGCTGGAAATTGCACAGTATtcgatcttcttcctctccagtTAGATTCTGTCTGCAGGATGGCCAATTATCTCCTATGgctctccttcttcctcttctcacAGCTCTTCCATCTCTCCCATGGCGATGTCGGCACCTCTGCCAGCTACAGCCCGCCCTACACGC CCACGGCCTGCTACGGCGACGATGGGTCCCAGTTCCCGTCAAACAACCTTTTTGCGGCGGCCGGAGAGGGGATATGGGACAATGGCGCGGCTTGCGGGAGGCAATACTTGGTCAGGTGCATCAGTGCAGCTGCACCGGCGAGTTGCGTGGCCGGCCAAACAATCCAAGTCAAGATTGTCGACCGGTCGCAGACTGCGGTGTCGCAGCCGTCCCGGGGCGGCGCCACCATGGCTCTCTCCACCACTGCCTTCGGAGCCATTGCCAATGGATCGCCGGCTTCCATGAACGTAGAATTTCAACAGTAC GGTATGACGACGACTACGACGATTCTATCTGCCAACTTTGGACGGAGGGAAGTACTGCTGATGAAGACGATTCTTTTATTGTCTAGACCTGATCTAATATTTCAATTTGTATTCcctttcaatatatatatactaccttTTAACATCTTCTCCTTGTTTGCTTCAGCATACAAGTCAAATCAATCTGGTTTTCTGATCTAG
- the LOC127814200 gene encoding EG45-like domain containing protein isoform X2 codes for MWQLLHIYIYRGLIQEAGNCTVFDLLPLQLDSVCRMANYLLWLSFFLFSQLFHLSHGDVGTSASYSPPYTPTACYGDDGSQFPSNNLFAAAGEGIWDNGAACGRQYLVRCISAAAPASCVAGQTIQVKIVDRSQTAVSQPSRGGATMALSTTAFGAIANGSPASMNVEFQQV; via the exons atgtgGCAGCtcctccatatatatatatataggggatTGATACAAGAAGCTGGAAATTGCACAGTATtcgatcttcttcctctccagtTAGATTCTGTCTGCAGGATGGCCAATTATCTCCTATGgctctccttcttcctcttctcacAGCTCTTCCATCTCTCCCATGGCGATGTCGGCACCTCTGCCAGCTACAGCCCGCCCTACACGC CCACGGCCTGCTACGGCGACGATGGGTCCCAGTTCCCGTCAAACAACCTTTTTGCGGCGGCCGGAGAGGGGATATGGGACAATGGCGCGGCTTGCGGGAGGCAATACTTGGTCAGGTGCATCAGTGCAGCTGCACCGGCGAGTTGCGTGGCCGGCCAAACAATCCAAGTCAAGATTGTCGACCGGTCGCAGACTGCGGTGTCGCAGCCGTCCCGGGGCGGCGCCACCATGGCTCTCTCCACCACTGCCTTCGGAGCCATTGCCAATGGATCGCCGGCTTCCATGAACGTAGAATTTCAACA GGTATGA
- the LOC127814166 gene encoding probable 1-deoxy-D-xylulose-5-phosphate synthase, chloroplastic isoform X1, with product MPAAAWYQFGISAYFCRNSRVLHPKVEFSNFNFPANGEFSRVSLCPNSASSSISKGCVSQISSLPDVGDFFWEKVPTPILDLVENPIYLKNLSPKELKQLADEVRSELSFLMSKTKKPLKASLAAVELTIAIHHVFHAPVDKILWDAGEQTYAHKILTGRRFLMHTLRQKNGLSGFTSRSESEFDPFGAGHGCNSISAGLGMAAARDIKGKRDRVVAVLSNWTTMTGQVYEAMNNAGYLDSNMVVILNDSRHTLHPKLEENLKTPINALSSTLSKLQSSKTFRKFREVAKGFTKKIGRGMHEWAAKVDEFVRGMIGPPGSTLFEELGLYYIGPVDGHNIDDLLCVLNEVASLDSMGPVLVHVITKEDQDVENSKKNVILNEYNEAGASNSDSLSCSTRPRTYSDCFVDAMIVEAEKDKDIVIVHAGMEMEPPLQQFQDKFPDKFFDVGMAEQHAVTFSAGLSCGGLKPFCVIPSAFLQRAYDQVVHDVDRQRIPVRFVITSAGLVGSDGPVHCGAFDITFMSCLPNMIVMAPSDEDELIHMVATASLIDDRPVCFRYPRGAIASMNASLSGGVPIEIGKGRILKEGNDIALLGYGSMVQNCLKAGSLLSKLGIEVTVADARFCKPLDIKLVRKLCENHAFLITVEEGSIGGFGSHVAQFISLDGQLDGRTKWRPIVLPDNYIEHASPKEQIAAAGLTGHHIAATALSLLGRTREALLLMC from the exons ATGCCTGCTGCTGCTTGGTACCAGTTTGGTATCAGCGCCTATTTCTGTCGAAATTCCAGGGTTTTGCACCCCAAAGTGGAATTCTCAAACTTTAATTTTCCTGCCAATGGGGAGTTTTCAAGGGTGAGCTTATGCCCAAATTCTGCTTCCTCCAGTATTTCCAAG GGATGTGTCAGTCAAATAAGTTCTCTACCTGATGTTGGCGATTTCTTCTGGGAGAAAGTTCCAACACCCATACTTGATCTAGTTGAAAACCCCATTTACTTGAAAAACTTGTCTCCAAAG GAACTGAAACAATTAGCTGATGAAGTCCGTTCAGAATTGTCTTTTCTAATGTCTAAAACTAAAAAACCTTTAAAAGCCAGTTTAGCAGCTGTCGAGTTGACAATTGCAATACATCATGTTTTTCATGCCCCTGTCGACAAGATATTGTGGGATGCGGGGGAACAG ACATATGCACATAAGATTCTGACAGGACGGCGGTTCCTCATGCATACGCTAAGACAAAAGAATGGCCTTTCAGGTTTCACATCTCGCTCTGAGAGTGAATTTGACCCATTTGGTGCAGGGCATGGATGTAACAGTATTTCTGCTGGACTTG GAATGGCAGCTGCACGGGATATTAAAGGGAAGCGAGATCGTGTAGTTGCTGTCCTCAGCAATTGGACAACCATGACTGGTCAGGTCTATGAGGCAATGAACAATGCAGGTTATCTGGACTCAAATATGGTTGTGATACTAAACGATAGTCGCCACACCTTACACCCAAAGCTTGAGGAGAATCTTAAGACACCGATAAATGCTCTATCCAGTACTCTAAGCAAGCTGCAGTCAAGTAAGACCTTCCGGAAATTTAGAGAGGTCGCTAAG GGTTTTACAAAGAAAATTGGTAGAGGTATGCATGAATGGGCAGCCAAGGTTGATGAGTTTGTACGTGGTATGATTGGTCCACCAGGATCAACTCTGTTTGAAGAACTAGGGTTGTATTACATTGGCCCGGTTGATGGACACAACATTGATGATCTTTTATGTGTCCTAAATGAAGTGGCTTCCTTGGATTCAATGGGTCCTGTCTTGGTTCACGTGATAACAAAGGAAGATCAGGATGTAGAAAATAGCAAAAAGAATGTGATACTAAATGAATATAATGAAG CAGGTGCAAGTAACTCTGACTCCTTATCATGTAGTACTCGCCCTCGAACATATAGTGATTGCTTTGTGGATGCTATGATTGTGGAGGCAGAGAAAGATAAAGATATTGTGATAGTTCATGCAGGAATGGAAATGGAACCACCGCTTCAACAATTTCAGGATAAGTTTCCAGACAAGTTCTTTGATGTTGGGATGGCCGAGCAGCATGCAGTTACATTTTCAGCCGGATTGTCATGTGGGGGATTGAAGCCATTTTGTGTAATCCCATCTGCCTTTCTACAGAGAGCTTATGAtcag GTTGTTCATGATGTAGATCGACAAAGAATACCAGTGCGGTTTGTCATTACAAGTGCAGGATTGGTGGGATCTGATGGCCCAGTGCACTGTGGTGCTTTTGATATAACCTTCATGTCATGTTTGCCAAACATGATTGTCATGGCACCATCTGATGAGGATGAGCTTATTCATATGGTAGCAACTGCATCCCTAATTGATGACAGGCCAGTTTGCTTCCGATATCCTAGAGGTGCAATTGCTAGCATGAATGCTTCTCTGTCTGGTGGTGTTCCAATTGAG ATTGGAAAAGGGAGAATTCTTAAAGAAGGTAATGATATTGCTTTGCTTGGTTACGGATCGATGGTTCAGAACTGCCTTAAAGCTGGATCCCTTCTCTCGAAGCTTGGCATCGAGGTGACCGTCGCTGATGCAAGATTTTGCAAACCACTTGACATTAAGCTTGTTAGGAAGCTATGTGAAAACCATGCTTTTCTGATCACTGTTGAAGAAGGTTCCATCGGAGGATTTGGATCACATGTTGCACAGTTCATTTCACTTGATGGGCAGCTAGATGGAAGAACCAAG
- the LOC127814166 gene encoding probable 1-deoxy-D-xylulose-5-phosphate synthase, chloroplastic isoform X3 has product MPAAAWYQFGISAYFCRNSRVLHPKVEFSNFNFPANGEFSRVSLCPNSASSSISKELKQLADEVRSELSFLMSKTKKPLKASLAAVELTIAIHHVFHAPVDKILWDAGEQTYAHKILTGRRFLMHTLRQKNGLSGFTSRSESEFDPFGAGHGCNSISAGLGMAAARDIKGKRDRVVAVLSNWTTMTGQVYEAMNNAGYLDSNMVVILNDSRHTLHPKLEENLKTPINALSSTLSKLQSSKTFRKFREVAKGFTKKIGRGMHEWAAKVDEFVRGMIGPPGSTLFEELGLYYIGPVDGHNIDDLLCVLNEVASLDSMGPVLVHVITKEDQDVENSKKNVILNEYNEAGASNSDSLSCSTRPRTYSDCFVDAMIVEAEKDKDIVIVHAGMEMEPPLQQFQDKFPDKFFDVGMAEQHAVTFSAGLSCGGLKPFCVIPSAFLQRAYDQVVHDVDRQRIPVRFVITSAGLVGSDGPVHCGAFDITFMSCLPNMIVMAPSDEDELIHMVATASLIDDRPVCFRYPRGAIASMNASLSGGVPIEIGKGRILKEGNDIALLGYGSMVQNCLKAGSLLSKLGIEVTVADARFCKPLDIKLVRKLCENHAFLITVEEGSIGGFGSHVAQFISLDGQLDGRTKWRPIVLPDNYIEHASPKEQIAAAGLTGHHIAATALSLLGRTREALLLMC; this is encoded by the exons ATGCCTGCTGCTGCTTGGTACCAGTTTGGTATCAGCGCCTATTTCTGTCGAAATTCCAGGGTTTTGCACCCCAAAGTGGAATTCTCAAACTTTAATTTTCCTGCCAATGGGGAGTTTTCAAGGGTGAGCTTATGCCCAAATTCTGCTTCCTCCAGTATTTCCAAG GAACTGAAACAATTAGCTGATGAAGTCCGTTCAGAATTGTCTTTTCTAATGTCTAAAACTAAAAAACCTTTAAAAGCCAGTTTAGCAGCTGTCGAGTTGACAATTGCAATACATCATGTTTTTCATGCCCCTGTCGACAAGATATTGTGGGATGCGGGGGAACAG ACATATGCACATAAGATTCTGACAGGACGGCGGTTCCTCATGCATACGCTAAGACAAAAGAATGGCCTTTCAGGTTTCACATCTCGCTCTGAGAGTGAATTTGACCCATTTGGTGCAGGGCATGGATGTAACAGTATTTCTGCTGGACTTG GAATGGCAGCTGCACGGGATATTAAAGGGAAGCGAGATCGTGTAGTTGCTGTCCTCAGCAATTGGACAACCATGACTGGTCAGGTCTATGAGGCAATGAACAATGCAGGTTATCTGGACTCAAATATGGTTGTGATACTAAACGATAGTCGCCACACCTTACACCCAAAGCTTGAGGAGAATCTTAAGACACCGATAAATGCTCTATCCAGTACTCTAAGCAAGCTGCAGTCAAGTAAGACCTTCCGGAAATTTAGAGAGGTCGCTAAG GGTTTTACAAAGAAAATTGGTAGAGGTATGCATGAATGGGCAGCCAAGGTTGATGAGTTTGTACGTGGTATGATTGGTCCACCAGGATCAACTCTGTTTGAAGAACTAGGGTTGTATTACATTGGCCCGGTTGATGGACACAACATTGATGATCTTTTATGTGTCCTAAATGAAGTGGCTTCCTTGGATTCAATGGGTCCTGTCTTGGTTCACGTGATAACAAAGGAAGATCAGGATGTAGAAAATAGCAAAAAGAATGTGATACTAAATGAATATAATGAAG CAGGTGCAAGTAACTCTGACTCCTTATCATGTAGTACTCGCCCTCGAACATATAGTGATTGCTTTGTGGATGCTATGATTGTGGAGGCAGAGAAAGATAAAGATATTGTGATAGTTCATGCAGGAATGGAAATGGAACCACCGCTTCAACAATTTCAGGATAAGTTTCCAGACAAGTTCTTTGATGTTGGGATGGCCGAGCAGCATGCAGTTACATTTTCAGCCGGATTGTCATGTGGGGGATTGAAGCCATTTTGTGTAATCCCATCTGCCTTTCTACAGAGAGCTTATGAtcag GTTGTTCATGATGTAGATCGACAAAGAATACCAGTGCGGTTTGTCATTACAAGTGCAGGATTGGTGGGATCTGATGGCCCAGTGCACTGTGGTGCTTTTGATATAACCTTCATGTCATGTTTGCCAAACATGATTGTCATGGCACCATCTGATGAGGATGAGCTTATTCATATGGTAGCAACTGCATCCCTAATTGATGACAGGCCAGTTTGCTTCCGATATCCTAGAGGTGCAATTGCTAGCATGAATGCTTCTCTGTCTGGTGGTGTTCCAATTGAG ATTGGAAAAGGGAGAATTCTTAAAGAAGGTAATGATATTGCTTTGCTTGGTTACGGATCGATGGTTCAGAACTGCCTTAAAGCTGGATCCCTTCTCTCGAAGCTTGGCATCGAGGTGACCGTCGCTGATGCAAGATTTTGCAAACCACTTGACATTAAGCTTGTTAGGAAGCTATGTGAAAACCATGCTTTTCTGATCACTGTTGAAGAAGGTTCCATCGGAGGATTTGGATCACATGTTGCACAGTTCATTTCACTTGATGGGCAGCTAGATGGAAGAACCAAG
- the LOC127814166 gene encoding probable 1-deoxy-D-xylulose-5-phosphate synthase, chloroplastic isoform X2, protein MPAAAWYQFGISAYFCRNSRVLHPKVEFSNFNFPANGEFSRVSLCPNSASSSISKGCVSQISSLPDVGDFFWEKVPTPILDLVENPIYLKNLSPKELKQLADEVRSELSFLMSKTKKPLKASLAAVELTIAIHHVFHAPVDKILWDAGEQTYAHKILTGRRFLMHTLRQKNGLSGFTSRSESEFDPFGAGHGCNSISAGLGMAAARDIKGKRDRVVAVLSNWTTMTGQVYEAMNNAGYLDSNMVVILNDSRHTLHPKLEENLKTPINALSSTLSKLQSSKTFRKFREVAKGFTKKIGRGMHEWAAKVDEFVRGMIGPPGSTLFEELGLYYIGPVDGHNIDDLLCVLNEVASLDSMGPVLVHVITKEDQDVENSKKNVILNEYNEGASNSDSLSCSTRPRTYSDCFVDAMIVEAEKDKDIVIVHAGMEMEPPLQQFQDKFPDKFFDVGMAEQHAVTFSAGLSCGGLKPFCVIPSAFLQRAYDQVVHDVDRQRIPVRFVITSAGLVGSDGPVHCGAFDITFMSCLPNMIVMAPSDEDELIHMVATASLIDDRPVCFRYPRGAIASMNASLSGGVPIEIGKGRILKEGNDIALLGYGSMVQNCLKAGSLLSKLGIEVTVADARFCKPLDIKLVRKLCENHAFLITVEEGSIGGFGSHVAQFISLDGQLDGRTKWRPIVLPDNYIEHASPKEQIAAAGLTGHHIAATALSLLGRTREALLLMC, encoded by the exons ATGCCTGCTGCTGCTTGGTACCAGTTTGGTATCAGCGCCTATTTCTGTCGAAATTCCAGGGTTTTGCACCCCAAAGTGGAATTCTCAAACTTTAATTTTCCTGCCAATGGGGAGTTTTCAAGGGTGAGCTTATGCCCAAATTCTGCTTCCTCCAGTATTTCCAAG GGATGTGTCAGTCAAATAAGTTCTCTACCTGATGTTGGCGATTTCTTCTGGGAGAAAGTTCCAACACCCATACTTGATCTAGTTGAAAACCCCATTTACTTGAAAAACTTGTCTCCAAAG GAACTGAAACAATTAGCTGATGAAGTCCGTTCAGAATTGTCTTTTCTAATGTCTAAAACTAAAAAACCTTTAAAAGCCAGTTTAGCAGCTGTCGAGTTGACAATTGCAATACATCATGTTTTTCATGCCCCTGTCGACAAGATATTGTGGGATGCGGGGGAACAG ACATATGCACATAAGATTCTGACAGGACGGCGGTTCCTCATGCATACGCTAAGACAAAAGAATGGCCTTTCAGGTTTCACATCTCGCTCTGAGAGTGAATTTGACCCATTTGGTGCAGGGCATGGATGTAACAGTATTTCTGCTGGACTTG GAATGGCAGCTGCACGGGATATTAAAGGGAAGCGAGATCGTGTAGTTGCTGTCCTCAGCAATTGGACAACCATGACTGGTCAGGTCTATGAGGCAATGAACAATGCAGGTTATCTGGACTCAAATATGGTTGTGATACTAAACGATAGTCGCCACACCTTACACCCAAAGCTTGAGGAGAATCTTAAGACACCGATAAATGCTCTATCCAGTACTCTAAGCAAGCTGCAGTCAAGTAAGACCTTCCGGAAATTTAGAGAGGTCGCTAAG GGTTTTACAAAGAAAATTGGTAGAGGTATGCATGAATGGGCAGCCAAGGTTGATGAGTTTGTACGTGGTATGATTGGTCCACCAGGATCAACTCTGTTTGAAGAACTAGGGTTGTATTACATTGGCCCGGTTGATGGACACAACATTGATGATCTTTTATGTGTCCTAAATGAAGTGGCTTCCTTGGATTCAATGGGTCCTGTCTTGGTTCACGTGATAACAAAGGAAGATCAGGATGTAGAAAATAGCAAAAAGAATGTGATACTAAATGAATATAATGAAG GTGCAAGTAACTCTGACTCCTTATCATGTAGTACTCGCCCTCGAACATATAGTGATTGCTTTGTGGATGCTATGATTGTGGAGGCAGAGAAAGATAAAGATATTGTGATAGTTCATGCAGGAATGGAAATGGAACCACCGCTTCAACAATTTCAGGATAAGTTTCCAGACAAGTTCTTTGATGTTGGGATGGCCGAGCAGCATGCAGTTACATTTTCAGCCGGATTGTCATGTGGGGGATTGAAGCCATTTTGTGTAATCCCATCTGCCTTTCTACAGAGAGCTTATGAtcag GTTGTTCATGATGTAGATCGACAAAGAATACCAGTGCGGTTTGTCATTACAAGTGCAGGATTGGTGGGATCTGATGGCCCAGTGCACTGTGGTGCTTTTGATATAACCTTCATGTCATGTTTGCCAAACATGATTGTCATGGCACCATCTGATGAGGATGAGCTTATTCATATGGTAGCAACTGCATCCCTAATTGATGACAGGCCAGTTTGCTTCCGATATCCTAGAGGTGCAATTGCTAGCATGAATGCTTCTCTGTCTGGTGGTGTTCCAATTGAG ATTGGAAAAGGGAGAATTCTTAAAGAAGGTAATGATATTGCTTTGCTTGGTTACGGATCGATGGTTCAGAACTGCCTTAAAGCTGGATCCCTTCTCTCGAAGCTTGGCATCGAGGTGACCGTCGCTGATGCAAGATTTTGCAAACCACTTGACATTAAGCTTGTTAGGAAGCTATGTGAAAACCATGCTTTTCTGATCACTGTTGAAGAAGGTTCCATCGGAGGATTTGGATCACATGTTGCACAGTTCATTTCACTTGATGGGCAGCTAGATGGAAGAACCAAG
- the LOC127814166 gene encoding probable 1-deoxy-D-xylulose-5-phosphate synthase, chloroplastic isoform X4 produces the protein MSKTKKPLKASLAAVELTIAIHHVFHAPVDKILWDAGEQTYAHKILTGRRFLMHTLRQKNGLSGFTSRSESEFDPFGAGHGCNSISAGLGMAAARDIKGKRDRVVAVLSNWTTMTGQVYEAMNNAGYLDSNMVVILNDSRHTLHPKLEENLKTPINALSSTLSKLQSSKTFRKFREVAKGFTKKIGRGMHEWAAKVDEFVRGMIGPPGSTLFEELGLYYIGPVDGHNIDDLLCVLNEVASLDSMGPVLVHVITKEDQDVENSKKNVILNEYNEAGASNSDSLSCSTRPRTYSDCFVDAMIVEAEKDKDIVIVHAGMEMEPPLQQFQDKFPDKFFDVGMAEQHAVTFSAGLSCGGLKPFCVIPSAFLQRAYDQVVHDVDRQRIPVRFVITSAGLVGSDGPVHCGAFDITFMSCLPNMIVMAPSDEDELIHMVATASLIDDRPVCFRYPRGAIASMNASLSGGVPIEIGKGRILKEGNDIALLGYGSMVQNCLKAGSLLSKLGIEVTVADARFCKPLDIKLVRKLCENHAFLITVEEGSIGGFGSHVAQFISLDGQLDGRTKWRPIVLPDNYIEHASPKEQIAAAGLTGHHIAATALSLLGRTREALLLMC, from the exons ATGTCTAAAACTAAAAAACCTTTAAAAGCCAGTTTAGCAGCTGTCGAGTTGACAATTGCAATACATCATGTTTTTCATGCCCCTGTCGACAAGATATTGTGGGATGCGGGGGAACAG ACATATGCACATAAGATTCTGACAGGACGGCGGTTCCTCATGCATACGCTAAGACAAAAGAATGGCCTTTCAGGTTTCACATCTCGCTCTGAGAGTGAATTTGACCCATTTGGTGCAGGGCATGGATGTAACAGTATTTCTGCTGGACTTG GAATGGCAGCTGCACGGGATATTAAAGGGAAGCGAGATCGTGTAGTTGCTGTCCTCAGCAATTGGACAACCATGACTGGTCAGGTCTATGAGGCAATGAACAATGCAGGTTATCTGGACTCAAATATGGTTGTGATACTAAACGATAGTCGCCACACCTTACACCCAAAGCTTGAGGAGAATCTTAAGACACCGATAAATGCTCTATCCAGTACTCTAAGCAAGCTGCAGTCAAGTAAGACCTTCCGGAAATTTAGAGAGGTCGCTAAG GGTTTTACAAAGAAAATTGGTAGAGGTATGCATGAATGGGCAGCCAAGGTTGATGAGTTTGTACGTGGTATGATTGGTCCACCAGGATCAACTCTGTTTGAAGAACTAGGGTTGTATTACATTGGCCCGGTTGATGGACACAACATTGATGATCTTTTATGTGTCCTAAATGAAGTGGCTTCCTTGGATTCAATGGGTCCTGTCTTGGTTCACGTGATAACAAAGGAAGATCAGGATGTAGAAAATAGCAAAAAGAATGTGATACTAAATGAATATAATGAAG CAGGTGCAAGTAACTCTGACTCCTTATCATGTAGTACTCGCCCTCGAACATATAGTGATTGCTTTGTGGATGCTATGATTGTGGAGGCAGAGAAAGATAAAGATATTGTGATAGTTCATGCAGGAATGGAAATGGAACCACCGCTTCAACAATTTCAGGATAAGTTTCCAGACAAGTTCTTTGATGTTGGGATGGCCGAGCAGCATGCAGTTACATTTTCAGCCGGATTGTCATGTGGGGGATTGAAGCCATTTTGTGTAATCCCATCTGCCTTTCTACAGAGAGCTTATGAtcag GTTGTTCATGATGTAGATCGACAAAGAATACCAGTGCGGTTTGTCATTACAAGTGCAGGATTGGTGGGATCTGATGGCCCAGTGCACTGTGGTGCTTTTGATATAACCTTCATGTCATGTTTGCCAAACATGATTGTCATGGCACCATCTGATGAGGATGAGCTTATTCATATGGTAGCAACTGCATCCCTAATTGATGACAGGCCAGTTTGCTTCCGATATCCTAGAGGTGCAATTGCTAGCATGAATGCTTCTCTGTCTGGTGGTGTTCCAATTGAG ATTGGAAAAGGGAGAATTCTTAAAGAAGGTAATGATATTGCTTTGCTTGGTTACGGATCGATGGTTCAGAACTGCCTTAAAGCTGGATCCCTTCTCTCGAAGCTTGGCATCGAGGTGACCGTCGCTGATGCAAGATTTTGCAAACCACTTGACATTAAGCTTGTTAGGAAGCTATGTGAAAACCATGCTTTTCTGATCACTGTTGAAGAAGGTTCCATCGGAGGATTTGGATCACATGTTGCACAGTTCATTTCACTTGATGGGCAGCTAGATGGAAGAACCAAG